The stretch of DNA tgtggaaTAAACATAGTATCTTCttcagtaaagaatttttaattcatGTGGATCAGtgttacagaaaaatgcagagtttATTTGGAAAGATTCTTATTAAATTAATAGCTTTTGTACTGGGCAAGTTAAACCTGACAGAATGATGTTGGTTTTGCAGAATGAAGTTACTGTGCAGTATTTTCTATGTAATTAAGATTGGAAATTAGAGGGGTAACTAGTTTCTTAATAACATTAGACATTCTAAATATGcatctgcagaaatattttggacaAATCTAAGCATATGCCTGGACagtggaggggaaaagggaCTTTGAATTAGTAGTGTTGTTAATCAGAAATGCTAAGCAACAGCTCCCAATTGTCAAAGTATGGGTACAGAGCTTACTTAAGTGTGCTCCTCCTTCTTTGCTTGTGTCCAGGAAGATCCATCAAAGCTGTCTGATCAGCAGGAAGCAGTGAAATGGGCTCAGAACCCTTATCCTATCTATGCAGCTGTCAATGTGAGACCTAATATGAGCGGTGGTGACTTTGCAGGTATGGACATGGAAATTTGTCTTTGTTTGCTAAAGTCCATAAATTTCTTTCATCTATCCAGTTCCTTGGGTAGTGAGCAGATGATAACAGGAGATACAGCTCAAGCAGCAGTTGGTACTGCAAGAGGCAGTAGGATACTGATTGGCAGAGTATTATCATTCTGATAGCAAATGTCTTCACTGTGGCTAAAATGGAGAAATGAGATTCAGAACTGTTGGCCACTCCATGTTTTTCTAGAAACTGCCTGAAATTTTCAGGAGCTGAGAAGATTCCTGTATTACATGTGTCTCTGTCTGAATCAAGGAATTAGAGTCCTTGGTGGTAAGGAAACCACTTTCTTCTCTAGTCTCAGACATAATATTTGTGTAGGATTTGTGTAAAGTGATAGATTGGCCACCTTGTAGTATGCATCAtcaaaattttatgttttagtGGCCTGAGTTCTTACTGTAAAAATATGAAGACCAGTCCTTCATTGAAACTTTAAACATGATGCAACAAGCGGGGATAGATGAGTGAGACAGGAACACAAATGCTTGTGTCCATCTGTGTACCAGTatgggatttgtttgtttgttttattctggaggagtgtgtgtgtatggCAGTGAATTCAATTTGATCCAacctgccagagttcaagaagcatttggataATGCTAGCAGACACATGCTGTGTTTTGTCAGGTTGATCTGTGTAGgcccaggagttggactggatgacccTTCTTTTTCAGCTCTCTGTGGAAATCTTTCAAGCATGAGGGGACACTTTGATAAGCAGACAATGAAGTCTGACACAGTGGGTCAATGGAGTTTTCAAGTCAGTACTGTAGGAGTTTCTGGGAGATGGTAGGTAGtgcaaagaaaagctgagaaaaataatgtaGCTTCCACTTTGGATGGAAAAGGGAGCCATCAAAATGGTTTAAAGTAAAAGTAAAATAGGCAGGTTATTTCTGTAGTAACAAAGTCAAGATGGAGCAAGATGGATTAAAGCCTTCATGAGAGTTTTTGTTAATCGTATGTACATAGAGGCTAGAGAAGAGGGGCAGGGAAATCCATAGTGATTGTGAAAAGTGGAGGGAGAGTTGCTTCTGTCTCCCTTGTGCGAACAGATATCAGGTAAATATTTTCACTCATGTTTTCTCTGAGATGAGTAAATATCCTGTTGGCTTGTTCTTAGAATGGTGTGAGTTCACTCCCTATGAAGTTGGATTCCGCAAATATGGAGCTTTTGTTCGAACAGAGGATTTTGACAGTGAGTTCTTCATGGGACGGCTTGTCCAGAAACATCCAGAGCCCAGGATTTGTTTTCTACAAGGTATGATCTTATGGTAATGATTAAATTATCATTTAAGGAGATGGAAAGGAactttgctgctttggggaCTTATGAACGCAAGTCCatgtcttttttcccttccaaaagaACTCGAAGAAGTGAAATATGTCAAATCTTTCTCCAGAGCTTTAGGTGTTGGTTCATAGTGTTACAGTCTGATGTCCCGAGTCTGCAAGATGACTCTATTATAGCTGCCTGTCTGCTGTCGGTCTTCCTGTTctcttgctgtattttctatgcttttctcttggaaaaattTCTGCATTATATTGTAACATCATAATTTGTCATGTGATTAATGCCAAGATTTTAACTCAAACTGTTAGAATAGTAGTGATCAAATGGCAGCCCTCTCCCATGGAAAATGGCAGCTGAATTATAGGCCTTTTGGTTACAccatgaaaaatactttgagTGTTAAATTCTTCCACATTTCCCCTGCAGGAATGTGGGGCAGTGCCTTTGCTGCAAGCTTGGATGATATCTGCCTGAAGGTGGTTGGTATAGGACTGAGCTTTCTAGATTCTTTCAAAGATGTTATCAAAGTTGTAGGTAAGAACATCCATGAAAATAGTTGGATTTTTCAAAAGATTGCTGATTTTGTAATGATCACAAATAATATGATGCAAAAATGTGCTGTATGTAGTTTTCAAGATTAGCACAAAGGGTGGATTGGGACACGTCTCTTTTACTGTGTGTTATTCCCTTTGATCACACTTATAGTGAAGAAAGAAACTATGTTTCTTTAGTACACTTgtcttccttcttttaaaaagaatttgtaTCTGACTTCGTCTATAAATTTGGGCTGTTCTGGGAGCTGTCTTAAACACATTGAAGTGCAGGCATCGTAATCCTGAGGAGGAATAGAAGCTGGATTGCTAAGCAGGAGGTGGAAAAAGAGGCTTTCAGTTTCCCCTTGCTTTTTGTAATATTGGATAAGATGGTTGTATGTTTATGAATTGATCTCCATTTGTTCGTTGCAGTGAAAAGGAAGAGATTAGAGGCTGAGACTTGTTCATGTGCGTAGTTACGGCCTTACTGTAAATAGtggaagaagagattttttttcccctctgcctttCCAGCCCTCGTTCCCCCACCACACCCCAccctttttggttttgtgtaaTATAAACGCTATTGTGTGTGGTTGACTGATGTCTTATGTGACAGAAGTGGTTGTCACTTGGTAGCAAGTGTTTCTTTGTGTGGGTTTGAAATTAATATGGGCAATGCTTCATGAGTAATGCTCTTCCTGTTAAATAGGGCTGCTAAATCTCCCAGCTATGGAATATGCAGctcatttaaatttcattacaGTACCCTTATTAGAGGACAAATTCAGCCTTAGGACAACTGTCTAAATATTGTAGAAAGATCTGATTGAAATGTTGGAGATGGCATTTTGTGTATGTTCTGCATCCTTGTGTGACTTCTGCAGATGACTGCCGAAGATTGCATTTCCGAGACCCAGCACGACTGAAGACTCGCTTGGTTATACCTGGGGGCCCCTTGCTACaaatttttcaggatttcttcAAGTCCCGGGTCACATGTGGAGAGACCTTCAACTTCATGAAGGGATTGTATCTTCATAAAGATTATGTTAACATCAAGAAATTCGTGACTTGGAGAGGTAAATGAGTCTATACGTATCTGACTATCACAAAATATTAACACACTATGTAATATCCCAATGTCATGGAACATAAGGGAGCTTGACTTAGTTCTGCTGAAGCCAGGGAATATATCCCTTCCTACACCATAGCAAAGAACTTAGATGCACTGTATTTGTTCTGTCATTTAAGGCAAGATCATCATCAGGCTTTCCAGGTCTGTCTCAGATGAAGGGGCATGTTGGagtgtcttttttcttcttatacCACTAATAGGAgctttgtttatttcttctacAAAGACATGTGTAATGAATCAATATAGTTACTTGTGTACCTTGGAGTGTCTTACAGGTACTCACCTGGATGCATTTCCCAACCAGCTGACTCCCATGGAAGAGAGCTTGTATTTAGTGGATGGTGGCTTTTCTATCAACTCTCCCTTTCCTTTGGTACTTCAGCCAGAGAGGGATGTGGATGTTATCTTGTCATTCAATTTTTCTTGGGAAGCTCCATTTGAGGTGAGAGATGTAGCTCAGCATTATGACTGAACATAAAAGCACAGAATCATGTTCACAATGGCAGCAGATCAGTTGAAGTTGAATACAGACACTAATGgacaaatgaatgaaaataaatccttgtctttcatggaatcacagaatggtttgggttggaaaggacataaggaccatctcattccaactctcctgccatgggcagggacgccttccactgGACCAGTTTGCTTAAAGCCCTTtccaccctggccttgaacacttccagggatggggagtccacaacttctctgggcaacctgttccagtgcctcaccacctcacagtgaagaatttcttcctaatatctaaactaaacctaccctccttcagcttaagcatatttcccccttgtcctatcactacatgcccttgtgaaaagtcacTCTCCAGCTCTTGTAAGCCTCTCTTAGTACTGGAAGGCATTGTAAGGTctcctttctgccttctcttctccaggctgaacggCCCCACCTCTCTTGGCCTGTCTTCCTatgaaaagacatttcaaatgTTACTTTGCTATGCTTTTTCCTGTGAAGGTCATGAGAAAATAGAAAGTTGACAACTGTAAGAAGATTCAAGAATTTTCAGAAGCCTAAACAGATtgctaaataaaataagagGATTTGTTTGGCCCATAAGATCATTGTTACATTGTTACTGATATATACTTCTAAAGAAAGAGTGTCTATTGGTGATTTTCTTCATGCAAACAAGTTATATTCTGTATATACAAGTGTTCATTTTTAAGTGCAAAAATGTCAAGGTGAGTAGGTTTAGAGTaggaaaggataaaaaatttcagctgcagtCTGTTGATGTTTGTTGCAGTTCTGCTCTTCATTCTTCTTTATTACCACCCAGAGAAATTGTTTCTGCTGATTCGAAGCTgagtttctgtcttttttttctttttttttttgaaagtctCTTTCCCTTTGAGGATTGTAGTTAGATGATCTTAGAAGTGTTGCTGGTGTTCTACTGCAATTatcttttttcctgataaaagGTTTTAGAGCTGACTCAGAAATactgtgaggagcaggaaattCCTTTTCCGAAAATCAAATTTAGTGAGGAAGATGAAAAGGAGCCAAAAGAGTGTTACATGTTTGTGGATGATGATAATCCAAGGGCTCCTATTGTACTGCATTTCCCACTGGTGAATGACACCTTCCAGAAGTACAAAGCTCCAGGTAAGAAGGCtgcattttaaagcattctTCTAACAATTGTGTGTGCTGATGGAAAATTCAGTGAGGTCCTCTTTTCATTCTTCTTAATATTACTCTGTAATTATTAagtttttatttacatttaagGCAGAATCAGTTTCCACTAGTTTTCTGAAGCACAGGATGAGAGAAGAGGCTCACAAACCTggcccctcctccccaccccctgcTATCCAAAGTCTGGAAGAATCAGAATTAGTCTAAATTTTGGTTCTTTCTGAACCTTTCTGCCCTGATACCTGATTCTGTTACTTCTGATTACTCTGAATATATGGGAAAAGACTATTAATCAAATAAGAAGATAATTTGTTTTTTGAATATGAATAAGCCACTAAGCAGTGACGTGTTGGGGACCAATATGTGTCAGATCATGTAACTCAGTGTTAAGTGGCCTGTGCCCTTGTAGTATGAGATAACTGATAAATGATCATTCATTTAATGTGATTAAAATAGACTTTAAGACCCCCCTCAGTCTATCAAGCAACAGGGAGACCTTTAAGAAGACACAGGCAAAAATCAATGTCCTTTTTCTTCCGTGTGGGGAGGAAACAGCATCCTGAGCAAAACCTTTGTAATAGGTAGAAAAGGACATGCAGGACTGGTGGAGGGGGATGTGAGGCATGCTGTTAATGTTATCTGTGTTAATACTGTAGTGATTGCCTGGCCCTGGCTGCATTTCCTCATTGACAATAAAGTGTTTCAGTGAGCTAGGCTTGAATGTGACTCAAGACTGCTATTTCTATAGCAGCAACAAGCAAAAGTGTTTGTAGTAAACTACTTCAATGTTGATCTTTCGAGACTGGTATTTAAGTGGCAGGGTGCTGCTAAGATCAGTTGAACTCAAGGTGTGACTTTATTTCAGTGTAGAATAGCACTTCCAAGAAGAATTGAGCTTTATATTTCCTATTTTGAGCATAATAATTGCAGATGAACTAAACAATTTATCACAACGAAAATGTATTTTAGTACTGTATTTTGGTGGAAATGGAAAGGGTGATAATATCTTGACTTCagcctgaaaatattttggaaggaGCTGAAATATCTGAGGAGGAGCTTTGGAGGAAAAGTTAAGTTTCAACAGAATTATCTGTGATATCCTCCTAGCAGAATTCAACTAAAATCATTCTACCACAGCAGAAggtttttgtgattttttttttctttctttcttgctgcaGGAGTTGAACGTGAGtcagaagaagagaaatccTTTGGTGACTTCATCATTGAGTCAAAAGATTCCCCTTACCATACACTAAATTTCACCTTTAAGCCTTATGATTTCAGCAGATTAGTGGAAGTGAATCGCTACAACATTCTGAACAACAAGGACACTCTCCTCAAAACCCTAAACTTGGCTCTGCAAAGGAGGAAGTTGAAGAAAGTCATCAATAAGACAAATGCATGAGCAGTTTCTAGGGTTGAGGATCCAGAGAGGCAGCAGTGTACAAAAGCTGTGAGATTCAAGACAGAACACTGAAAGTGAGTAGCTGGAAACTGTCCTCTTGGAGAGGGAGTAGCACACCTGCTGACACTGAAAACTCCTTCCAGCTTATGTGCTCTGATGAAAACTCAAGGGTTGTACAGTACTACATGGATGTTGCTTCCTCATGTGGGGAAGAGTGAGGAATTACCTAGCTCAGTATCTCAAGTGACAGTGGCTGATTCCAGATGATTTGGGAGGTCTATTCAAACTGCTCAAGCATCTGGAGAATAATCTTCCAGACTTTACTGAGTGATGCACTTCTTTTTGTCGGAGGTCTGTTGGTGTTCAAGGAAACAGATTCCTTCTGTACTTTTGTCTCTTGCTTTTGAACCTCACGAACCTTTATGATTCACATAATCTTATACAGAACTCCACAGATAAAAATTACAcactgagagagaaaatgtctCCTTTTGCTTTCAAGTTGCTACTGGCTGATGCCCATATACTTTCAGGACTGAACAGTCATTACCTGCTTTCCATTTTGCCATTCACGGTTTCAGTTTCCTTCCTACCCTTCTCAAGGATTTTAGTGGCTTTTAGTCTCCCAGAAATTCAATACTGAGTAGCTTATTTTGGTAAACAATTTGGTTTtgaatcaataaataaataaaaataaatggtttttaTATTTGACAATAGAAACACATTGTGGGATTTTGTTACATCTTCCTACAGTTTGATCATCATGAGATGATGAAAATGCCATAAGTTGCATCTTCGTCTTTCTGTGTAAGAGGAAGGAAGGCTCCTTTGGAGGGTTTGAGttagatattttttccttacacTTCAGCTTGTAATTCACCCAGACCTTTGCTGAAGGAATTTTTGTGTCTATGTAATTTAGAAACGTCAACAGTCAAGGTAGACACACCTTATGAATGTGAATTAATAAAGTAATGtcagatgctgctgtgctgtgggatgggatTCACCTTACCTTGCATAAAGCCCACAGGAAAGTACTGAATTATGCAGTTGGAAAATATGTAATGCAGAACAGTGGCAAGCAAGCACTGTTACTTTTATGGCTTTTACATCGAGCTGAATGTACCGattctgtatttaaaactgAGGACAGGAGGCTTGCCTTATGAAATGATGTAAGGGCTTATAGACTGGTATGAttctttatacatttttttatgtgttcctcttttaataaatattagtTTTGCTCACATGCTCTTCACAGTTTTTCCTAAGTACACTTGTCAGAGGCAACTATGTTGATAGCTTGTGGGTGAAAATCAGGGGCTGAGCCAAGAAAGAAAACCTCATTATTTACTGTTTACTACAGACCACCCAATCAAGGGGAGGATGAGCAAGATAATACCAGTTACTTCCTAAAGAATCTTAAAAATGTGGAAAACCCATTTAAACTGATGAAAGTGACAAAGTTTTCAAGGTCAAGAACTGTGGTTTTTGCAATCTTAGTTAAGAGTTGGGAGTTGTGCTGGTAAATTCAATTGACTCACACTGGAATCACAATCACCTTGCTTTAACTGTCCCTACagtagaataatttttaaaagagtttatAAAAACCTTTGGGTTTTAAGGTGGACTGAGTGAATTAACCAGGTACTTCAGCCTCTGATCTAATCAACTGTGATTGCCCTAGAAAAAGAGCACACTGCCTGCATCTGCAAGACCAAGTACTCACATCAACAGGTATTACAGATAAAGTAGTCTTCCTTTTGTGGGGTTGCTAGATTGTCAGGGATAAAGCTCATTTTGCATTCACAATCatgtggatttcttttcctccacagaTGATGACCATGTTCTAAGTGAGTGATAACCTTCTCTAGCTGAAGCTTCTTTTCAGCTAAGTGCTTAGCAACTAAGATCTTGTAAAAGTTCACTTGCTGTTGATGCTGTTGTATAAGGAAACaattcttaaattttttaaagaaaatacttcggaagatttttataataatttctgttttggatttttgaATCCTGAAGTAGTGAAGGAACAACATAAAATGGCTAACAGGATATCATACTCTCATAAAAAAACAGGGACTTCATATGAAAAGATCAGCTTTTTTGTCTGCCCTTGCAGTGTCAAAGGCAAACTGCTGTGTGGCAGCAAATCTTCTGACAGCATCTCTAGTCACTTCCCTAACACAGTAAGACTGTTATATCTGCAGTGATTCCAAGAGGAATGAAACTTAAAATTCAAGCACCATAATGCTGTGAAGGTAAAAGGTGTCCTTCTTTGTTAGGTTGCTCAGGACAGCAGCAGATAAACAGGAAATCCAGGGCAAAGGAGGGAGCAGAATCTTGTGATGGGGTAGCAGAGAGGGCAAACCCCTGGTGCCCTGCTGTTTAGTGTGTTTAAGCCAGCTCTGTGGAACAGAAGTCTTTGTAAAGGTCTCAGTGTCCTAGAAAAAGCATTCCCTGGGAAAATGCAGGAGCACAGAACAAAAGGTTGCAGTGTTTGCTTAAGGGTGCTGTACTTTGGAATAGGATggttgaagaaatttttccatttctccaaTAAATCTGTTCATAGCCAAGCAATGCTGTTACGTAAAACTTTACTTCTTTACAGTTCTGTGCAAAATCTTCAGAGTTTATTTCTAGGTATGGCTTATCTGGAGCCACACCTAGAAATCTTAAACTGGGACTGAAGTATTGCTTTCAATGTGGCAAATATTACACCAGGCTAGACTTTTAATCACACGTTTGTGTTCAGTTGCTGGTTGAGGCACTTTAATCAACAAAGAAGAACAAATACAGGAAGCAAAGTTTAATCAGAAATGTTTAAAGCAATGTTTAATGGTATTGATATGACTTGGATTTGAAAAAGGTAAGGAGATCTAGAGGTGATGGAGGTTGAAAcatttccagtggaaaaagggaaatactaATACTGTCAAACAAAGTTCTGAGATGGTTTTGTATATAACAGTTTTATGTTGACTGGTCACCCATGtttgaggaaaattaactcATAGCAGATGTATGGGTGAAGGAGTATGTATGAGAAAGGGAAAACCTGCCATTTGAGAGGACACTGGATGACCGTAGGTTAATTTACTTGTCATGGCAACAGTTGAGACTGGACCTGGCTGTTCTACATGAAAGCAACCTAGAGAAGGGAGATAAAGCTAGAAGGCCAGTGGTGATGTGAGAACAAGTATGTTAGGGAATAAACTGAGGCTGAACTTGAAAAGAATGTTTCAGAGTTTTGTGAAATCTATGGAAAACTTGGCAATGGGTAAGCTAACTTACTGGTGGACATCTAAAGTAGAAGCTGATGAACTGATAGAATAAATGATTTATGCAAAGGTATGTCAATGTAATTAAGAAGTGTTCTTTTGTTTCACATCTCTGTGATCAGGGCTCAACAAACCTGCTGATACCTCCTTAGGCTCCGTACAAGCAAAGGGAGCCTGTATTGTTTTCCCCTTAGAATAAAATctactgcaggagctggagtaCAGTCTGTGCACTGGCACACATACTTGGGTGCTTTTTCATACTTGTCACATGTTTCAAATCCTCTAAAGGTAGTAGTGCCTTCTTACGTGACACTGCAATGACTCTCCATCTCGTCCTCAACAAGGCATCACTTGCTGCATTTATAACCTTAAAATATCATAAGACAAGACCTTGAGCTAGAGTAGACTGCTGCATTTAGCAGGCTTGCTATGAAATGGTATTTGGTACTAACTTATTTCCTGCAAATGTATCCGACAGAAAGACTTTTCAATTTCAGGGCAAAATACATCGGTTAGAATTGGGTTTATTAATATGGGAAACATATGGGAACATgttctgttaaaaattaaaagatttgtaaattattattattactatgtAAATAATATACATTATATAGATAAGACATGAATTATTAATTATATGTAACcccatctttctttttgtagttttgtgggtttgtaATCATGCCGATGTTTTTGACTATTGCACTTTTTTATCCATGCTTGCAGATAAGCTCAACAGTGCATCCAGGTGGTGGATTTTGTGATtgtggttgttgttttttgtttgttttctgaactgGTTATTGCCTTGCTGATCATCACAGTTAAGTCAGCTAAGAGTTGTATAATGTCACACAAACCAGAAA from Corvus cornix cornix isolate S_Up_H32 chromosome 5, ASM73873v5, whole genome shotgun sequence encodes:
- the PLA2G4F gene encoding cytosolic phospholipase A2 zeta isoform X3: MPQTQCYNRSGLKANEELDVEFYLEKCSDAPTEVLTNGVLVVHPCLTLQGTVNKEENTKEKQQGCCEVKVSVPGAYQKQLSIPWTPDNEKDYGTSFVFHVDKEMCPELQVELEQTLSVLQDGMNPDIEKHTTVLGLGTVPVNSLPIGEKVDRIVPLGEGKSLDMSLKIEESTWDLDIRLGFDLCKEEREFLDKRKKVVSEALRKTLGLKESPPKDEVPVIAVLGSGGGMRALTSFYGSLAGLQQLGLLDAAIYLCGISGSTWCLSTLYQDPDWSQKDLQDAIRRAQSTVSSSKAGAFSPERLKYYFKELNAMEISGRKVSFTDLWGLIVEYFLQQKEDPSKLSDQQEAVKWAQNPYPIYAAVNVRPNMSGGDFAEWCEFTPYEVGFRKYGAFVRTEDFDSEFFMGRLVQKHPEPRICFLQGMWGSAFAASLDDICLKVVGIGLSFLDSFKDVIKVVDDCRRLHFRDPARLKTRLVIPGGPLLQIFQDFFKSRVTCGETFNFMKGLYLHKDYVNIKKFVTWRGTHLDAFPNQLTPMEESLYLVDGGFSINSPFPLVLQPERDVDVILSFNFSWEAPFEVLELTQKYCEEQEIPFPKIKFSEEDEKEPKECYMFVDDDNPRAPIVLHFPLVNDTFQKYKAPGVERESEEEKSFGDFIIESKDSPYHTLNFTFKPYDFSRLVEVNRYNILNNKDTLLKTLNLALQRRKLKKVINKTNA